The genome window CGTCCATTCCGGAAGTTCCTGATGGCAGTCATGTGTTTTGCGCTCTGTTATCCGGGAACCTTTGACGTCAACTTTTTATCCCGTGAAGTTTATCGAACGTCTTCGCGCGGCATCGAGCTGGGATTGTTCGATATTTGTTCTATATCACTGCTGATCATTTTAATCTTCCAACCGAACGGAAAGCGTTTCATCTGGTTCCCTCCTCTCACAATTGTATACGGGTTTTATATCCTGATGACTCTGTTTTCCTGGGCTCTTACCTCAGGAGACATTCCGGTTCCCGGCGCGGCGATAGATATGTATGCCAACAGAGGGGTGGTCTTTTACAGCCTCTTTGAAACCAGCCTGTATCCACTCTTCGAGCTGGTCAAACTGCTTAGAGGCGGCATTGTATTCCTAATGGTTGTAAATTACGTGCAGACAGAAGAGCATTTAAAGACACTCATTGCATGCCTAATGATGGGTGCAATCCTAATTACGATCGATGCTCTGGGAGACCGCTATATTGACGGGCATCACCGAATTTCCGGGACAATGGGACATCCAAACAGCCTAGGAACATTCATGGCCATGCTGGGCACCTTGATGTTCGGGTTTGCACTGTTTCGGGAAACCTTTTTTTCAAGCGGAACGTTCGGAATTACAACAGCGGCCTGTCTTGCCAGTGTGTTTCTGACGATTTCACGAGGAGCTCTGTCTGCCTTTATTATGGGAATCTGGATCGATGTCTCGGCCCTTTTCCACCGCTATCTGAATGCAAAGAATTTTACGATTCTGTTTTGTGGATCCGTAATGGCCCTGGGACTTTTTTATGCAGCTGCAGACACAATTACGGCACGTTTTCTGGGACAGCAGGATGCAGTCAGCGATATTCAATATCGCGGTTTGTACAACGATGAAGCCCGGCTAATGGCGGCGGATCATCCTTTCGGTGTCGGGCTCGGAAACTTTTCTGCCTACTCCTGGATTAAATATGGTCAAAAAGTTGGGCTTCACGTCTACGGAACCCAGGCTCACAACGTTTGGTTCCTGACGCTGGGAGAACTTGGCTACCCCGGACTGATCGCCTTTATTGCCTACTGGCTCCGGTTTTTATCGATCGGTCTCCCCTTTCTTTTCTGTCGCCGCAAAAGCATGTTTTATGCTGCTGCAGCGGCAGCGACTGCGGCGATCATGATCGGTCATATCCAGTTTATGCTGCAGCTCAGTTATCGCCAGACTCCCATCTACATGCTTTCAAAAATACTGATGGGGATCGTTGTCGCAGCATGGTATATTGATCGTGATATCCGCAGGGAAGAAAAACAACTGCGTGCTGCACAACGCAAATAAGCATACCTTTTATGAAAACCATTGTTTGCTATGATGACAATCCGGACTATGGAGGCCATCAGGTAATGGCCTGCCTCGCCATTGAAGCCATGGCGCGTCAAAAGAACATTCGGCTGGTATTTTTCAGCAATCCGGAAAACTCCCGTTTAAACCAGCGGCTTTCCAAGATTCAATCCGGCACAAAGCTGGAACTGCGCAGCACCCCCTTTCATACGCAAAAACTGCAGGGACTGAAAAACCGCTTTTCTCAAAAAAACATCCACGCTCTCCGCACACTGCTGGAAGCTGAACATCCGGACCTGGTGCTGTGCATTCAGGGCGAAATCGAAGATGCGTCTCTTGCTCTGTGCGCAGGACGGCGCATGAAAGCTCCATGCATCAGTTATATTCCGATTCCACACCGCATGACACTGATGGGGGCTAAGCTCGGAACGCTGCGTGACCAGATCAACAGCTATCTTTTCCGCCGTCCCGATGGATGGATCACCATCAGTAAATCCATGAAAAGCCTGCTTGAGGAACGGGGAACCAAACGGCCGGTAAAAGTCGTCCACAACGGCATCGACACCTCCCATTTCCGCCCGCTCTCCAAACAGGCGGCACGGACAGCTCTTGGACTGCCGGAAAACAAAACTCTGATCGGCACAATCGGCCGCATTGAATTCAAACAAAAACAACAGGATTTTCTGTCACGCACTTTTTCCAACCATTGGAAAAACAGAGAAGACATGCATCTGGTTTTTACCGGGGACGGACCTGATGAGATGCGTCTGAAAGCACTGGTCAAAGAACTTGGCATTCAAAAGAAAACGTCCTTTCTTCCGTGGCAGGAAGAAAGCGCCCTGGTATATGCCGCACTTGATTTCCTGATTATCCCGTCCCGCTTTGAGGGAGTGCCTTTGGTCATGCTGGAAGCGCTCGCATGCGGCACTCCCGTTCTGGCCAGTGCCCGGGACGGAATGAAAGATCTTCTGCCGAGCTCATGGACCTTCGAAACAGAAAATGGTGACGCGCTTGCATCAACTTTTGAATATGCTTGCAGGGCTTGGAAAAACGATATTGATGTTCTTCAGAAAAAAATCAAATCGGAATACACCATCGGTGCTTTCCAGGAAAATTTTCGAAATGTGCTGCTGTCGTTTTTGCGCTGAAAAGAAATAAGCTCTATTTCCTACCGGGCACCAGCAGCTGAAACACGACATTGAGCTGTTTGATATCAAGCGCACGAAAATCGGCAACATCCTCTTCCCGAACCAGCCGAAGCCGGCGAATAAGAAGAATCCCGCTTGCGGCATAAACCAAACCCAGTGCACCCAAAAGCATCAGGTTAATCACCTTTCCTTCAAACAAATGGAACAAACCAAACTGCTGCGACAGAAAATAAACAGACATAGCCAGCAGGAACAACGGCAGCGCAATACGCATCAGATAGCCGATTGGGAACCAGATTCCGCCGATAATTTTCCGAGCAGCATTCAGGCGGAATGGAATTGTAGACACGAACGTTCCAAAAACCGCAAATACACCGCCCCACAATCCCAGTTTGAAATGGAGGATAAACAACCAGTCCAGAAACAGATTTACGCCGATCTGAAGGAACATGAATGGAAGCATCCGATACACTTTTTCCTTGGCCTTGATTGCCATGGAAAGCGGTGTCGAAATGATCGGAAACAAATGAATAATACAGAACGCAGAAGCAATTCCGCCAGCCTGCATCATTTCATCACCAAAAACGATCGGCACAGCGACCGGTGCAAAAAACACACCGAAAACAGCGATGGGAACAGTAAGCAATATCTGCATTTTGTAGAAAGCAGAAATGAGACGGTTCAGGCACTCCGGATCCCGACTGTATGCTTCGGAGAAACCGGCTGTAAAAAGCATATGCAGCGCCATCGGAACAAAAAAGATCACCTGAGGCGGAATGGAATACCCCAATGTATACGCCCCCACCTCTCCGGC of Tichowtungia aerotolerans contains these proteins:
- a CDS encoding O-antigen ligase family protein, translating into MAVMCFALCYPGTFDVNFLSREVYRTSSRGIELGLFDICSISLLIILIFQPNGKRFIWFPPLTIVYGFYILMTLFSWALTSGDIPVPGAAIDMYANRGVVFYSLFETSLYPLFELVKLLRGGIVFLMVVNYVQTEEHLKTLIACLMMGAILITIDALGDRYIDGHHRISGTMGHPNSLGTFMAMLGTLMFGFALFRETFFSSGTFGITTAACLASVFLTISRGALSAFIMGIWIDVSALFHRYLNAKNFTILFCGSVMALGLFYAAADTITARFLGQQDAVSDIQYRGLYNDEARLMAADHPFGVGLGNFSAYSWIKYGQKVGLHVYGTQAHNVWFLTLGELGYPGLIAFIAYWLRFLSIGLPFLFCRRKSMFYAAAAAATAAIMIGHIQFMLQLSYRQTPIYMLSKILMGIVVAAWYIDRDIRREEKQLRAAQRK
- a CDS encoding glycosyltransferase, coding for MKTIVCYDDNPDYGGHQVMACLAIEAMARQKNIRLVFFSNPENSRLNQRLSKIQSGTKLELRSTPFHTQKLQGLKNRFSQKNIHALRTLLEAEHPDLVLCIQGEIEDASLALCAGRRMKAPCISYIPIPHRMTLMGAKLGTLRDQINSYLFRRPDGWITISKSMKSLLEERGTKRPVKVVHNGIDTSHFRPLSKQAARTALGLPENKTLIGTIGRIEFKQKQQDFLSRTFSNHWKNREDMHLVFTGDGPDEMRLKALVKELGIQKKTSFLPWQEESALVYAALDFLIIPSRFEGVPLVMLEALACGTPVLASARDGMKDLLPSSWTFETENGDALASTFEYACRAWKNDIDVLQKKIKSEYTIGAFQENFRNVLLSFLR
- a CDS encoding oligosaccharide flippase family protein, which produces MSIKNGNEESGAFFSRDAITGIPWMVVTKIILFFVYFSISVLTVRLLGKEQFGIFSICTNIAGLIGVFCSLGLGAAYFRFIPELVVSKNKAGLKRLIVRISLAQFCALCAAMVFVIVGKSWFEQWFDIQFGCFLIFTVLLVGVSLLKESVNSIETSLFRARRLAVLSFVQGILWLVLLGVGLWLYPEAGTAINAQTLAYGIVYMVGAALLLRHIYRLDWRSPPYGIGKRRVIKYSGTIYLNNIIRLLMLQYTEVIFLGRVCSAGEVGAYTLGYSIPPQVIFFVPMALHMLFTAGFSEAYSRDPECLNRLISAFYKMQILLTVPIAVFGVFFAPVAVPIVFGDEMMQAGGIASAFCIIHLFPIISTPLSMAIKAKEKVYRMLPFMFLQIGVNLFLDWLFILHFKLGLWGGVFAVFGTFVSTIPFRLNAARKIIGGIWFPIGYLMRIALPLFLLAMSVYFLSQQFGLFHLFEGKVINLMLLGALGLVYAASGILLIRRLRLVREEDVADFRALDIKQLNVVFQLLVPGRK